One window from the genome of Paramisgurnus dabryanus chromosome 24, PD_genome_1.1, whole genome shotgun sequence encodes:
- the tmem221 gene encoding transmembrane protein 221 has protein sequence MTHSYSQRSLVVLALLGILSAIMSILSVILIFQLQAQQAIIKGTPSFLATEVIAVLLPVSTVLSAFSLTLNLSSVAVCLLHSYFINELSKGTDDTQRADWFLMDSRAVRHVAIGLFCLGVSVYLAAMSIYMLLVFEIETGIAGACVLSSGVLVLQFIIIHALIQATCTSRRFRKQHAQPGYQNDHFSGPEIQRSNLRLTDQPRRQHSLAGLHAHFSNSTDNYPRQHDNYPRQKPQYSPSNGPHVHSSDKDDYGDGRTHRTASDESPQSHAHAKPWTGVNSEMRAVLARKSTVRDSTLV, from the exons ATGACGCATTCGTACAGCCAGCGTTCGCTGGTGGTGCTCGCGCTTTTGGGGATTTTATCCGCAATAATGTCCATATTATCCGTCATTTTGATTTTCCAGCTTCAAGCCCAACAGGCCATTATTAAGGGCACGCCGTCATTCCTGGCGACTGAAGTTATCGCGGTTTTATTGCCCGTTTCTACAGTCCTGTCAGCTTTTTCTCTAACTCTCAACCTGAGCTCCGTGGCTGTTTGTCTGCTTCATAGTTATTTCATAAACGAATTGAGCAAAGGGACAGACGATACCCAAAG GGCCGACTGGTTCCTAATGGATAGCAGGGCAGTCCGACACGTGGCCATCGGGCTGTTTTGCCTCGGCGTTTCAGTTTACCTAGCTG CTATGTCCATTTACATGTTATTGGTGTTTGAAATCGAGACTGGAATAGCCGGCGCCTGCGTGCTCTCCTCCGGGGTTCTCGTCCTGCAATTTATCATTATTCACGCCCTTATACAGGCCACATGTACCAGCAGACGCTTCCGCAAACAACACGCCCAGCCCGGATACCAAAACGACCACTTTAGCGGTCCTGAAATTCAAAGGTCGAACCTGAGACTCACGGACCAGCCACGGAGGCAGCACAGCTTAGCCGGTCTTCACGCCCATTTCTCGAATTCTACCGACAACTATCCCAGACAACACGACAACTATCCCAGACAGAAACCACAGTACTCTCCATCGAACGGGCCTCACGTTCATTCTAGCGATAAAGATGATTACGGTGATGGACGGACGCACCGCACCGCTTCAGATGAGTCCCCACAGTCGCACGCCCATGCCAAACCCTGGACCGGGGTCAACAGCGAGATGAGAGCTGTACTGGCTCGCAAATCCACAGTCAGGGACTCTACTTTAGTATGA